Proteins encoded by one window of Hyphomicrobium nitrativorans NL23:
- the dgcA gene encoding N-acetyl-D-Glu racemase DgcA produces the protein MGAALLAVTVDSFPLKTPFVIARGAKTEARVVAVTLTDGRVTGHGECTPYARYGETVESVLLAIGKASDTPGCLESRETLASVLPPGAARNALDCAFWDLEAKMAGVSAAMQAGYASLSAVETCFTLSLDTPDAMADAARAAVHHNLLKLKLGGEGDAARMAAVREARPDARLVADANEAWTPEMLGPLLEAAAAARFELIEQPLPADADGALEGFARSVPVCADESAHIASDIPRVAARYDAVNIKLDKAGGLTEALAMLNAARRADLKVMTGSMVASSLAVAPAFLLAQDADWVDLDGPLLLAEDRDPPAIFENGLLYPPPARLWG, from the coding sequence ATGGGCGCTGCGCTTCTCGCCGTCACCGTCGATAGCTTCCCCCTTAAAACGCCGTTCGTCATCGCGCGCGGCGCCAAGACGGAAGCGCGCGTCGTCGCCGTCACGCTCACCGATGGCCGCGTGACCGGCCACGGCGAATGCACGCCGTATGCGCGTTACGGCGAAACGGTGGAGAGCGTGCTTCTCGCTATCGGCAAGGCAAGCGACACGCCAGGGTGTCTGGAAAGCCGGGAAACGCTCGCGTCCGTCCTTCCACCCGGCGCCGCGCGCAACGCGCTGGATTGCGCGTTCTGGGATCTCGAAGCGAAAATGGCCGGCGTGTCGGCCGCCATGCAGGCGGGCTACGCGAGCCTGAGCGCGGTCGAAACGTGCTTCACGCTGAGCCTCGATACGCCGGACGCGATGGCGGACGCCGCACGCGCGGCGGTGCATCACAATCTGCTCAAACTCAAACTCGGCGGCGAGGGCGATGCGGCGCGCATGGCGGCCGTTCGCGAGGCCCGCCCCGACGCCCGTCTCGTCGCGGACGCCAACGAAGCGTGGACACCGGAGATGCTGGGGCCGTTGCTCGAAGCTGCCGCTGCCGCGCGCTTCGAATTGATCGAGCAGCCCCTCCCCGCCGACGCCGACGGCGCGCTGGAAGGCTTCGCACGATCCGTTCCGGTATGTGCTGACGAGAGCGCGCATATCGCCTCGGACATCCCGCGCGTTGCGGCGCGCTACGACGCCGTCAACATCAAGCTCGACAAGGCCGGCGGTCTTACCGAAGCGCTCGCGATGCTGAACGCCGCGCGCCGCGCCGATCTCAAGGTGATGACCGGCTCCATGGTCGCGAGTTCGCTCGCCGTCGCGCCCGCGTTTCTGTTGGCGCAGGACGCCGACTGGGTCGATCTCGACGGGCCACTGCTGCTGGCAGAGGATCGCGATCCGCCGGCCATTTTCGAGAACGGCTTGCTCTATCCGCCCCCTGCGCGGCTGTGGGGTTGA
- a CDS encoding MFS transporter has product MIGCLLAGVVATAACAWALPERANRQSSSVPPATGPAPAASRAGTPAGWHEVRRLVSTPVFLGFLVAAGAVQGAHGMFYAFGALAWQAQGISTVWIGALWAVAIAGEVLLFAYSSRVVSRWGPATLLVAAGCASLVRWALMAASPSLPLLVPLQLLHALTYGASHLAAMHFISRAVPEGAQGTAQALYATMAMGVVIGGATLASGRLYAEIGAEAYFAMAALAAIGLAAALFVRARWSGGLLFAPK; this is encoded by the coding sequence GTGATCGGATGCCTGCTGGCAGGCGTCGTGGCGACGGCCGCGTGTGCGTGGGCGCTGCCTGAGCGCGCGAACCGCCAGTCTTCCTCGGTGCCGCCGGCCACGGGCCCGGCGCCAGCGGCCTCGCGCGCAGGGACGCCAGCTGGATGGCACGAAGTCCGCCGGCTCGTCAGCACGCCGGTGTTTCTCGGCTTCCTCGTTGCGGCGGGCGCCGTACAGGGCGCGCATGGGATGTTCTACGCCTTCGGCGCGCTCGCCTGGCAGGCACAAGGCATTTCGACGGTATGGATCGGTGCGCTCTGGGCGGTGGCCATCGCAGGCGAGGTTCTCCTGTTCGCCTATTCGAGCCGCGTCGTTTCCCGCTGGGGCCCGGCGACGCTGCTGGTCGCGGCGGGGTGTGCGAGCCTCGTGCGGTGGGCGTTGATGGCGGCGAGCCCCTCGCTTCCGCTGCTCGTGCCGCTGCAACTCCTCCATGCGCTGACCTATGGCGCCTCGCATCTTGCGGCCATGCATTTCATTTCCCGCGCCGTGCCCGAGGGCGCGCAAGGTACCGCGCAGGCGCTTTACGCCACGATGGCAATGGGCGTCGTGATCGGAGGGGCGACGCTGGCCTCGGGCCGTCTGTATGCAGAGATCGGCGCGGAGGCCTACTTCGCCATGGCGGCGCTGGCGGCCATAGGACTTGCCGCCGCGCTGTTCGTGCGGGCGCGTTGGAGCGGCGGGCTCCTATTCGCGCCGAAGTGA